A single window of Geoanaerobacter pelophilus DNA harbors:
- a CDS encoding c(7)-type cytochrome triheme domain-containing protein, with protein sequence MKRFLLAVICLLCLVGLAFAQSGTKKKKPKPFDYGKVVINNFSSKVGLAPVEFDHWSHRARFTCRLCHVDIGFAMKGGDTQIKAADNMRGYFCGVCHNDKMIVEDRKVFSACAKEFSRGDLKRCERCHVANPNSKKEAEFYKLADRLPKERGGNGINWELAEEKGQIKLIDYIEGVSVKRLQLPGQKDFSIGSKMEGMPDIIFSHKKHTVWNGCEVCHPEIFVGVKKGATKYTMIELFEGKYCGVCHDTVAFPQTDCQRCHTKPLQ encoded by the coding sequence ATGAAACGGTTTCTGCTGGCAGTCATCTGTCTCCTTTGCCTGGTAGGACTGGCCTTTGCTCAGTCCGGAACAAAGAAAAAGAAGCCCAAGCCTTTTGATTACGGCAAAGTGGTAATAAACAACTTTTCCTCAAAGGTTGGTCTTGCCCCTGTTGAGTTTGATCACTGGTCGCATCGGGCACGGTTTACCTGCCGCCTGTGCCATGTTGACATCGGATTTGCCATGAAGGGGGGAGATACCCAGATCAAGGCTGCCGACAACATGCGCGGCTATTTCTGTGGCGTCTGCCACAACGACAAGATGATCGTCGAGGACAGAAAGGTCTTTTCTGCATGTGCCAAGGAATTTTCGCGTGGCGACTTGAAGCGCTGCGAACGGTGTCATGTGGCGAACCCGAACTCTAAAAAAGAGGCAGAATTCTACAAGCTTGCTGATCGACTCCCCAAAGAGCGCGGCGGCAATGGCATTAACTGGGAGCTGGCAGAAGAGAAAGGGCAGATCAAGCTCATCGACTATATTGAAGGGGTGTCGGTCAAGCGTTTGCAGTTGCCGGGGCAGAAAGATTTTTCCATTGGCTCAAAAATGGAAGGGATGCCTGATATCATCTTCTCCCACAAAAAACATACTGTCTGGAACGGGTGCGAGGTATGCCATCCGGAGATATTTGTCGGTGTGAAGAAGGGCGCAACCAAATACACCATGATAGAGCTTTTCGAAGGGAAATACTGCGGAGTCTGCCATGATACGGTAGCCTTCCCGCAAACCGATTGCCAGAGATGCCACACAAAGCCACTACAATAA
- a CDS encoding c(7)-type cytochrome triheme domain-containing protein: protein MPHKATTIIRWLIAIGLLVVVPVAAWAYFDLPPLPPPEEYGNLLISRGTKAKGVKPVFFSHWSHRTLYTCRVCHTELEFNMEVNSTEITEDASRKGRFCGACHNGKTAFGHLKNCERCHTGEINSNSDKFSIFSRFDFPRTDYGNRIDWVEAMKVRLIFPNRYLKTKSQDIQFDKKLSLDAEWNMIPPSIFPHRAHTAWLDCNNCHPEIFNIKRKGTKFTMAKILKGEYCGVCHVNVAFPMDDCKRCHPGIRKGV from the coding sequence ATGCCACACAAAGCCACTACAATAATCCGCTGGTTGATCGCCATCGGGCTGCTGGTGGTAGTTCCGGTTGCTGCCTGGGCCTATTTTGACCTCCCACCGCTGCCTCCACCCGAGGAGTATGGCAACCTGCTCATAAGCCGGGGGACCAAGGCAAAAGGGGTTAAACCGGTGTTCTTTTCGCACTGGAGCCACCGTACGCTCTATACCTGCAGGGTTTGTCATACTGAACTTGAGTTCAATATGGAGGTCAATTCGACGGAAATAACTGAGGATGCGAGCAGAAAAGGACGGTTTTGCGGTGCCTGCCATAACGGCAAGACCGCTTTTGGCCACCTCAAGAACTGTGAGCGTTGCCATACCGGGGAGATCAACTCGAATAGCGACAAGTTCTCAATCTTTTCCCGGTTCGACTTCCCTCGTACCGACTATGGTAACAGGATCGATTGGGTTGAGGCCATGAAGGTGCGTCTCATCTTCCCGAATCGCTATCTCAAGACCAAATCTCAGGATATCCAGTTTGACAAGAAGTTGAGTCTTGATGCTGAGTGGAACATGATCCCGCCGTCCATATTTCCGCATAGGGCCCACACAGCTTGGCTTGACTGCAACAACTGTCACCCTGAGATTTTCAATATCAAGAGAAAAGGCACCAAGTTCACCATGGCAAAAATCCTCAAGGGCGAATACTGCGGGGTTTGTCACGTTAACGTGGCTTTCCCGATGGATGATTGCAAACGGTGTCATCCCGGCATCAGAAAGGGCGTTTAA
- the ispE gene encoding 4-(cytidine 5'-diphospho)-2-C-methyl-D-erythritol kinase translates to MPNKSVELSAPAKVNYRLDVLSKRPDGYHDLRMIMQRVDLCDTIRINLTGSTGITVTCNRNSVPDGPENIAWRAAKAVLDLSQKPVGVAIDIDKKIPVAAGLGGGSSDAATVLMGLNNLLELGLSTEQLMEIGVTLGADVPFFIFGDTSIAEGIGEKLTRIEKIPRPWIVLVNPNVHVSTAWVYKNLQLTIGKDVNTMPNFFDNIAELCAVLGNDLESVTISRFPVIRDIKNLLIQYGAAASLMSGSGPTVFGIFEDEAAAREAAKKIATEHNWFTAAVKTL, encoded by the coding sequence ATGCCAAACAAATCAGTTGAGCTTTCAGCTCCAGCCAAAGTTAATTATCGCCTTGATGTCCTAAGCAAAAGGCCTGACGGCTATCATGACCTGAGAATGATCATGCAGAGAGTTGACCTCTGCGATACGATCCGCATCAACCTGACCGGCTCCACAGGGATTACGGTAACCTGCAACCGCAATAGTGTGCCTGACGGACCGGAAAACATCGCATGGCGAGCCGCCAAGGCAGTGCTGGACCTTTCCCAAAAGCCGGTCGGCGTTGCAATCGACATTGATAAAAAAATCCCGGTTGCAGCTGGACTCGGGGGAGGAAGTAGTGACGCGGCAACCGTGCTCATGGGGCTTAACAACCTGCTCGAACTTGGACTTAGCACCGAACAACTAATGGAGATCGGAGTCACTCTGGGAGCCGATGTCCCTTTCTTTATCTTCGGAGACACTTCGATTGCCGAAGGTATTGGGGAAAAACTCACCCGGATCGAAAAGATACCACGACCGTGGATTGTGTTGGTGAACCCCAATGTTCATGTTTCCACTGCATGGGTATATAAAAATTTGCAATTGACAATAGGAAAAGATGTCAATACAATGCCTAACTTCTTTGACAACATTGCAGAACTCTGTGCCGTTCTTGGAAATGATCTTGAATCCGTCACCATATCCCGCTTTCCGGTGATTCGTGACATCAAGAACCTTCTCATACAGTACGGGGCAGCGGCCTCCTTAATGTCCGGCAGCGGGCCAACAGTGTTCGGTATCTTCGAGGACGAAGCTGCTGCCCGTGAGGCGGCAAAGAAAATTGCCACTGAGCACAACTGGTTCACAGCGGCTGTCAAAACCTTGTAA